The Camelina sativa cultivar DH55 chromosome 16, Cs, whole genome shotgun sequence sequence GCGGAAACCATTGCAGTCCAAGAGACTTCATCCCTGACATTCATCTCGCTGAACAGCCTAGTAGAATCATCAATATCTCCACATTTTCCATACAGAGTCACCAATGAATTTGAAACAGTGACATACTGTATTAGGCCAGACGTTACCGCTTTTCCATGAAACTGGGAGCCCTCTTCTAAGCTAGCTATGTTGGCACATGCACTGACCGCTTGTCCCAAAGTATAATGATCTGGGTCAATTCCACTTCTTTGCATATCAAGGAAAATTTTAACAGCCTCTTCAGGACGCCCGGTCTGGCCATAACCCACAACCATCGCTGTCCAAGACACGACATTCTTCTGCTTCATTCTATCAAACACAGTCTTTGCATAATGTAAAAGCTTACACTTGCAATACATGTCAATGAGAGCACTGCCTACATATATGTGATCCTGAAGATTGGTTCTGATTATACAAGCATGAATCTGTTTCCCTTCGTTAATTGCTCCTAATCCCCCACAAGCAGGTAGAACACTTCCAAAAGGATACTGATCCATCTTCAAGCCTTCTATTTTCATCTCTCTGAAACATTCAATAGCCTCCTTTTCCAGTCCATTTAGAACAAGACCTTTGATCATCGCTGACCAAGAAACTGAATCTTTCTCCATTCCTCGAAACAAGTGCAGTGCATCATCGATCATCCCACATGCCAAAAGCCCTCCCATCAACGAGTTGTACGTAACCGTGTTTCTATCGTCTAGCCCGTAGAAGACCTTCTTTGCATCAGAGATAAAACCAAGTTTTGCATACATATCCAACAATGGGCTCCCAACAAAAAGATAAGACTCAAACCCAAGCTTGATAACCTGAACATGAATCTGCTTGCCCAAACTAACATTTCCATTGCTAGAAGAAAGTTTCAGCATTGTCATCAACGTAACCCTAGtcaaattaaaagagtaatCTTTCATCATCGTTTTATAAGCCTTGACAGCTGAACCAACCAGCCCACTCAAGGAGTACCCTTCAATGAGAACGTTCCAAGTGACACCATCACGATCGGGAAGTTTCTCAAAGGTACTTTCCATCTCTGAGATGTGCCCAGATTTTGAATAAGCCAAAAGAAGATTGTTCCAGGAGAAAAGGTTTGGGTGGGGAATTCCGTCGAACACTCGGCGTGCATACGTGGAGCTTCTGATTACAGCATACGCGTGGACAATGTTGTTATGCAAAAACGTCTCTGGATGAGGAAGAGCTCTGATAATGTTCCCGTGGATCATCTTCACATGGCGACTCTGATTTCTAGCTCCCATCCCAATGCATTGCTTTATCTGAGCAGAGTAGTAGTTCGACGCCATAGTCATCcgttacttttgttttttttctcgttACACTAAGAATATAACCAAATCTGAACTAAACCAACCGGTTTAATTGAataaaccagagacatccatGTCACTTTCTGGCTTCGCACTGGTAAACTCGTGTAATGACGTAATAAGGTGTAATACAACGAACTTAAATAAATGGATTTGTAAACGAACAAAAAGCAATCTgaaacaaaactcatcaaacttTGTAAACTGGTGTAAAATACAACAAACTCATACTCTACTGATTCTAACTTTTTGACGCCAAGAGGTTATATATGAACCAAAACAATATCAAAGATCCGAACTTTTTTATATGGTATTAACCcatgaaaaacagagaaaaagaaacagaggaagctgCATAATCGAGAGATTAGGACTCTAAATAAGCAAACTGTGAGTAGCAGAGAAGATTAAAGAGAACATGAATCTGGTACCTCAAACTTGAAGCTATAAACGAAAATAATCATACATTCAATTCAACTATTACAAGAGTCTAAACGATGGAGAAACATATTTGTAGAAGAACAAAGACATCAACTATTATTATACATAACTCTACtaatcaataaagaaaaaaataatctttacaAGAATCATATCAGTGTTGACAAGGGCTCTGGCTGAACTCATCAAACTCTTGAAATTAAGACATACTCTTAATTTCGCAAAGCATCTGTCTAATTTTCTCCAGTTGCAGGGCCAAATCCTTGGGATTCTTAGTCTGAAGCTTTGCTGCCAACTTATGATTGACATCTCTAGGTACGAAGCTATGCCTCAACAATGTCAACGCGTCTTTTCTCTCGTCTGGTTCCGACGCAAAACAGGTCATGAGAAAGTTTTTTGCATCGCAAGGAAGATTACTCGGAAACAGTGGCTCGTAGCAATTCATGAGATCCTCCAAGTAATCGTTTGTATGCCACCATGGTCTCTTTCCAGTGTACATCTCCAACACAACACATCCCAACGACCATAGGTCCAGTCCTTTCCCTATCTCGCCGTGAGAGATCGATTCAGGGGACATATAGATCGGTGTTCCAGCAAACGGTTGATCAGGGTGCCACCACTTAGTGTCTCCCTCTTTCTTCGACAACCCGAAATCAGAAATCTTCAATTCGTAAGACCATCTCCACGCACCCTTCTTGTAGTCGTAGACACGGCTTGGGAAAACAAGGATGTTTTCGGGTTTGAGATCGCAGTGAACATAGCCGTGTCCGTGAATCGTGGCTAAACCCTCGAGAAGCATACGTGTAAACTCTCTGATCATCGGCTCAGGCAATTTCCCGTATTTAAAACGGTTCAAGAAAGTGCTTAAGCTTCCTTCAGCCGCGTACTCCATGAGAATCTTGTATTCCACGTAACCCTTGTGGTTGACTTTCGCTTGCACTCCGTTCCCGTAGCATTGGACGATTCTCGAACATCCTTTGAATTTTGATAAGATGTGAAACTCTTTGTAGAGAGCCTTGGCGTGTTCATCGTCGGAGGTTTTCACGGCTGCGTGGAGAGTTTTGCCGTCGCCTTGTCTTTCGTACTTGAAGAGGCTCACCGAACCAAATGAACCTTGTCCCAGAAACTTTTCGAACTCCAAATCTAACACCACCATCGCAACAAATAGAAAAAGCTAAGCTTTGAAATCTGAGAGTAGCTTGGGGAGGAACTTATAACGAGATTAAACCGACTTCAACCctagtttccttttttcttttctgttttttaaatttatttacaaaggaaaaaaaagtaaattttgataaaagtaTTTTCCTTTTCTCACGGAATGAAAATGTTGAGCTGCGGaaaaaagttaataacaaaaaagtaccgttgtgatttttttctatgCAACAGGATTTATCATCAAAATTAAGTATAGGTTTTTATTaaaggtttttgatttatttatgataaagaatatatttaactaatcaacaaattttatcaaagaaaaatataataataataaattttattaataaggtTTTATCTACTACTcagatttatcattttttactattttttttgttaaacttttttaatttatcaatgaTAAATGATATAATTCTACTGATCATcaaactttatcaaaaaaaaaacaaagactaatGACAAATTGTGATTCACAATTAATTGAGCTTTTCCATTACTCTCTTGATAATTAATTTGGGTATCTATTATCctgataattataaaatttgaatagtCGAAATCTGGACGAAATCTGAATTAGAGTTGCGGACCCTAATTTAAATACAAATAATGGtggaccaaatatatatatatatatacaaataaaaaaactattatgcaaataaagaaatatttagtAGGATATTTTATTCTGTAATTTTTAAGGACATTATCAGAAATATCCTTTTTTCCAtgcccttttttaaaaataaccttCTATGTTgatcattttcaaaattatcCCTCTTTgtgtacaaaatgaccaaattaccatttttttagtgacagcaagaatgtacagtaaccaaaatcgaaagaatttcccgccaaaaaaatgaaaagtattcccgccaaaaaattttctttttttttttgcaaaaatcgaaaaaatttcCCGTCAAAATGACGAAATtaaatttttccgccaaaatttttgaaataaaaaccttttactaaccttgtaaacgcttttacaaggttttttaaatgtttaaaaggtttttaaataaaagcgtctacaaggtttttaaaagggttttaaaaagtttttaaaaggttttaaaatatttttaaaaggttttaaaggatttttaaaaggttttaaaggacttttaaaaagttttttataaggtatttacaaagtttttaaaaggcttttcgaaatcttataaatattttgaagaagGGAGAAGCAATGTtataaaagcttttaaaaaccttttaaaaacctaccttgtaattttttttttgcgagaaattttttttagtcaaaaataattttctaaattttgaaaaatatgttggaaatttttttggcgggataattttgttttttaatttaagggtaaaatggttattaaaaaataaatgatgtaaaaatGAAATGGCCAAAAAAGagagtattttttaaaaggagTATatcaaaaaaggtatttttaacaaattctcaatttttaatatgaagaattattttattatgccagtcaaatttttatgttaattatgCAATTAGATGActaaaaattgttatataatattatttttctaagtataatataaaaacttttgaatgttaaaaatcattttgtaaATAATCATAATCTCATCTACTTGTATTATATTGAACTAGTActattaatttggattttttttggttaaaagccAAATTCAATATCATGAAAGTAGAGATGCAAAACatgtagaaaatatacaaatagccaaaaattataataaaatcattacaAAGGGTTTACTCGTTACTAATGGAGTCTACCCTCTACTCTTCATTAGATCTTGTATTCACTCCGTAAGAGGAGTTGTGTT is a genomic window containing:
- the LOC104750690 gene encoding putative pentatricopeptide repeat-containing protein At1g68930; translated protein: MTMASNYYSAQIKQCIGMGARNQSRHVKMIHGNIIRALPHPETFLHNNIVHAYAVIRSSTYARRVFDGIPHPNLFSWNNLLLAYSKSGHISEMESTFEKLPDRDGVTWNVLIEGYSLSGLVGSAVKAYKTMMKDYSFNLTRVTLMTMLKLSSSNGNVSLGKQIHVQVIKLGFESYLFVGSPLLDMYAKLGFISDAKKVFYGLDDRNTVTYNSLMGGLLACGMIDDALHLFRGMEKDSVSWSAMIKGLVLNGLEKEAIECFREMKIEGLKMDQYPFGSVLPACGGLGAINEGKQIHACIIRTNLQDHIYVGSALIDMYCKCKLLHYAKTVFDRMKQKNVVSWTAMVVGYGQTGRPEEAVKIFLDMQRSGIDPDHYTLGQAVSACANIASLEEGSQFHGKAVTSGLIQYVTVSNSLVTLYGKCGDIDDSTRLFSEMNVRDEVSWTAMVSAYAQSGRAIEAIQLFDKMVQHGLKPDGVTLTGVISACSRAGLVEKGQRYFELMINEYGIVPSNGHYSCMIDLFSRSGRLEEAMRFISGMPFPPDAIGWTTLLSACRNKGNLEIGKWAAESLIELDPHHPAGYTLLSSLYALKGQWDCVAQLRREMKEKNVRKEPGQSWIKWKGKLHSFSADDESSPYLDQIYAKLQELNQKITGNGYKPDTSFVHHDVEEAVKIKMLNYHSERLAIAFGLIFVPSGLPIRVGKNLRVCVDCHNATKHISSVTGREILVRDAVRFHRFKDGTCSCGDFW
- the LOC104753692 gene encoding mitogen-activated protein kinase kinase kinase NPK1-like, which encodes MVVLDLEFEKFLGQGSFGSVSLFKYERQGDGKTLHAAVKTSDDEHAKALYKEFHILSKFKGCSRIVQCYGNGVQAKVNHKGYVEYKILMEYAAEGSLSTFLNRFKYGKLPEPMIREFTRMLLEGLATIHGHGYVHCDLKPENILVFPSRVYDYKKGAWRWSYELKISDFGLSKKEGDTKWWHPDQPFAGTPIYMSPESISHGEIGKGLDLWSLGCVVLEMYTGKRPWWHTNDYLEDLMNCYEPLFPSNLPCDAKNFLMTCFASEPDERKDALTLLRHSFVPRDVNHKLAAKLQTKNPKDLALQLEKIRQMLCEIKSMS